The Cyclobacterium amurskyense genome contains the following window.
AAAAAGGCAACAGCTCCTGCCACTTCATTGGCCTCACCTAATCTTCCTAGAAAGGTTTTTTGCTCAAGCTTCTTTACAAATCCCGGATAATCTTCTTGTACTTTCTCATTTGGAAATGGCCCTGGAGAAATACTATTGCACCTGATATTTTTTGCGCCAAATTGCATGGCCAGGTATTTGGTCATCTGAATAATACCTGCTTTCCCAACACCATATTCTATTGGATTTGGTAACATTGGTGGTTCATACATGTTCTTGTCAGGTGCCTGAATTCCGTACATGCTCCCAAACAGAAGTAGACTTCCTGATGATTTTTCCAACATTTTATCTCCTACAGCTTTTGCAAAAATAAAAGTGGCTGTTATCCCCGCATGATTTGCTTGATCGAAGTCTGCCCCTTCTAATGCATCAAATGACTTCCCACTAGCCGCATAGGCCATATTGACCATTCCATCCGGTATGCCAAGTTGTTTGCAATTCTCCTGCACAAAACCACCAATGGCTTCCGTATCGGCAAGATCAAAACGAGAAGGCTGCAATAACGGACCCAATTTGGCTTCATCGGCAAAGGCAAAAGCCCTGTCTTCCTTATCAATGCACAAAATCCTGGCTCCTTGAGCGCAAAGCAGTCTCACCACTGCTTGTCCCAAATATCCAGCACCACCAGCCACCCAAATTGTTTTCCCTTCTAGGGAAAAAGGTGATTTTATGGCACTATAAATATTTGGATCAGGCATTTAAACCTCCATCCATTAAAATGTTTTCACCATTTATATAGGCGCCAGCTTCAGAAGCTAGCAAAACAGCTAACCCTTTTATGTCGTCATTATTGGCCATCCGCTTCATTGGTACTTTTTTGTTATAATTTTCAACAAATTTCTCAGGCTGGTTATTGAACAACCCACCCGGAGAAATACAATTGAAGCGAATATTTTTACCAGCATTCATTTTGGCCATAAAGCGAGTAAGATTAATCATACCAGCGTTGTGGAAGAAATAATCTGGTGGTAAATCTCCCATACTGGTGCCATCGTAATTGGACAAATCAGGGCCTTTCATGCCCATCATCGAACTAATATTGATCACTGCTCCTCCTCCACTTTCAATGATGAGGTCAGACATGGACTTTAACAAATCCCACATTCCTGTAGCATTTACTCGCATTGATTCATCGAAATCCGACAAAGGTGCATTGTACCCCTTCATTGGTCTGGAAACGGCATTGTTAACAAACACATGCAATTTCCCAAACTTCTCTTTTAGGTTATTGGTAAAGCGATTCACAGACTCAGTTTCTCCCTGATCTACTTCCATAGGGTAAACGTCCAGCCCTTTCTCTTGAAAAAAAACTGCTGTTTTTTCTGCTGACTTTATGTCCCTGGAGGTAGTAATAACAGTACCACCTGCTTCGGCCAAACCTTCCACCAAACATTTTCCGTATAGACCGGAACCACCAGTGACTACAATTATTTTTCCTTTTAAGCTTAGTAATTCTTTAACGTCCATGTTTTTCTAAATTAACAACCTTCCCACCATTTTCAAAACTTTCTTTTGCTCCTATCACTACTTGCATGATGGCTGCGGTTTTTGCAAAATCTAAATAAGGCTTCTCTTCCTTTAGGGCATCAATAAATACAATTAGATTGTCCCTAAACATGGAATAAGAATTTTGAATATCTGCGATTTTCCAGCCATTTTCACCAAAAAAGCTGAGTTGAAAAGTCCCACATATATCCTTGAATAGATGTACAGTTGCTTTTATTCCATTTTCAAAAGTAACCAATACAATATCCTCATCAACTTCCCCAATATGCTGCACCTTCACGGGCTTTGGATCATCTAGTGTACTAAATAGTGCTTCCAGAAGATGTACACCATACTTTTTCCAGTCTTTTTTACCTACAGCAGTGACCAAATGAATTTTTCCCAACGATTTAATGCCTGTTTTCACGGTTCGACATTCCTGCGAATAACGCATCGAAGAACATGACATGAAATCTTTTCCTAAATGGTGTTGTTGAATAAAATAATCAAGATCCTCCTTAGAATAGGCCAAAGGCTTGTCAATAAAAAGAGGTACTCCAGCATCCAGAAAAGGCTTGGCCATTCCTACATGGTTTTCAGGATCATCTCTACCTAAGATAACCGCATCCACCTCGCCAATCATGTCCTCAAGTTTGTCCACAACAAAAGGAATTCCAGCATTTTTCGCAATGCTCTGGCTAATCTCAGCATTCTGGCTCCACACATGACTAACCGAAGCCCCGGGAATACCCAGGGTATCTATATTGGCTTGAAGGTAATCTGACACGGCCGGATAACCAATGGCGCTGATAAGCTCGCCATCAAATGTTCCATTAATGATTGAAGACCAGGAATAGGGATGGGCATTTCCCGGACTCATTCCTATCATTCCTATTTTTAACATATGATTTTTGTTAGTAG
Protein-coding sequences here:
- a CDS encoding SDR family oxidoreductase; the encoded protein is MPDPNIYSAIKSPFSLEGKTIWVAGGAGYLGQAVVRLLCAQGARILCIDKEDRAFAFADEAKLGPLLQPSRFDLADTEAIGGFVQENCKQLGIPDGMVNMAYAASGKSFDALEGADFDQANHAGITATFIFAKAVGDKMLEKSSGSLLLFGSMYGIQAPDKNMYEPPMLPNPIEYGVGKAGIIQMTKYLAMQFGAKNIRCNSISPGPFPNEKVQEDYPGFVKKLEQKTFLGRLGEANEVAGAVAFLLSDASTYITGHNLVVDGGWTAW
- a CDS encoding SDR family oxidoreductase, yielding MDVKELLSLKGKIIVVTGGSGLYGKCLVEGLAEAGGTVITTSRDIKSAEKTAVFFQEKGLDVYPMEVDQGETESVNRFTNNLKEKFGKLHVFVNNAVSRPMKGYNAPLSDFDESMRVNATGMWDLLKSMSDLIIESGGGAVINISSMMGMKGPDLSNYDGTSMGDLPPDYFFHNAGMINLTRFMAKMNAGKNIRFNCISPGGLFNNQPEKFVENYNKKVPMKRMANNDDIKGLAVLLASEAGAYINGENILMDGGLNA
- a CDS encoding Gfo/Idh/MocA family protein, with the protein product MLKIGMIGMSPGNAHPYSWSSIINGTFDGELISAIGYPAVSDYLQANIDTLGIPGASVSHVWSQNAEISQSIAKNAGIPFVVDKLEDMIGEVDAVILGRDDPENHVGMAKPFLDAGVPLFIDKPLAYSKEDLDYFIQQHHLGKDFMSCSSMRYSQECRTVKTGIKSLGKIHLVTAVGKKDWKKYGVHLLEALFSTLDDPKPVKVQHIGEVDEDIVLVTFENGIKATVHLFKDICGTFQLSFFGENGWKIADIQNSYSMFRDNLIVFIDALKEEKPYLDFAKTAAIMQVVIGAKESFENGGKVVNLEKHGR